AACCTGCGATCGAAAATTGTTGAACGTCCTGGTCAGGGCTGCTTTGCCTGTTTCTTCTTCTCCGACAAAACGAGCCATCATCACCATAATGGATATCACCCAGTTGAAGCAGGCCCAGGAAGCTCTCGCGATGATCAAGAGAGAATGGGAACGTACATTCGATGCAGTCCCGGACCTCTTGGCAATCATGGACATGAAGCATCGGATTATTCGGGTGAACAAAGCAATGGCCCTTCGAGTGGGGAAAAGAGCCGAGGAAATAGTGGGGCAACACTGTTTCGAACTCTTCCACCAGACCCGAATCCCCTTGCAGAATTGTCCCCACAAAAAGCTCATTACCGATGGCAAACAACATGTCGCCGAAATAGTGGATGATTATCTTGGCGGCACATTCATGGTTTCCGTCACTCCTTTGACGGATGATCTTGGAGACCTGATCGGATGCGTCCACGTTGCTCGCGATATAACGGAACGCAAACGCCTCGAGGAAAAGCTCACCTTATTAGCTACCAGCGACCCGCTCACGGGATTATTGAACAGACGTCATTTCATGGAGTCTTTGGGTATGGCTTACCGCAACGCCAAGCGCTATGGACACCCACTGAGCGTCTGTTTGTGTGACCTGGATTATTTCAAGTTCATCAACGATACGTACGGTCACCAGGCCGGGGACAAAGTACTGGCGGTATTCGGAGAGATAATTCGGTACGAGCTGCGCAGTACCGATATTGCCGGCAGATATGGCGGTGATGAGTTCATCTTGGCCTTTCCTCATACCAATGCGACCGATGCCCGGGAGTGTCTTGAGCGTGTCCGTCTTCACCTTCAGCGCATTGTGTTCAAAGAGGACAACAGCAAGTTCCAGACGACCTGTACGGCAGGTATAGCTGAACTGCATCATGAGCTGAATGCTGCTGAAAGCCTTGTACGAAGCGCCGATAAGGCGCTGTATGAGGGAAAAGCACAGGGCCGCAATCAGGTTGTAATATTGAAACGCACTTAGAGCGATTGAGAAAAATTCTGACGTTTATCCAACGCTCTAATATAAGATATTAGTGGAGACCGGCGTCCCTGCCGGTCTATTCTATCGATATCATTGATCATATTAAATATGTGCCGGCACGGAGGCCGGCACCCACCCATAGTCCTATCCTCAATCGGACACTAGTTTTGGCAATTGCTATACCCGCCTTTTGGAAAGGGGGATTTGATTTGGAATTTTTGAAACTGGATTACCATCGGTCAGGATGGACCTTTTCCGCATTGTATCGGTTCGGCGGATGCTTCCTTTCGCCTGGCCAACCGAGCGATACC
The sequence above is a segment of the Desulfomonile tiedjei DSM 6799 genome. Coding sequences within it:
- a CDS encoding sensor domain-containing diguanylate cyclase; protein product: MADKEKEGPSFEFEETDFDLLKADGDLAETIDVGALFTSEFTETGSFDVSMYDQTGLGKLLNGLPIPAMMISRSGTVVFANASCEKIASDNGISPGLHFQNLFTRQDQAERAQELFKRVISQGKPQVGEVLFGKDRRKVVGRLHLRSVRAWDEHLILAVVEDLTAEKKKIIIARKHQELSRQTREELENRVQDRTAELIKANKKLQYEIAYRKRAEVLLRKSESKFRAMFETAPVAIMEIEISALKAAIQTLRKTGMDDFSAHLEDNSEFLVEAWDLVQMVDVNDAAVKLYRASGKSELLKTPSIFAPEAIDLFREIVLAIADETPVVEIETITRTCDRKLLNVLVRAALPVSSSPTKRAIITIMDITQLKQAQEALAMIKREWERTFDAVPDLLAIMDMKHRIIRVNKAMALRVGKRAEEIVGQHCFELFHQTRIPLQNCPHKKLITDGKQHVAEIVDDYLGGTFMVSVTPLTDDLGDLIGCVHVARDITERKRLEEKLTLLATSDPLTGLLNRRHFMESLGMAYRNAKRYGHPLSVCLCDLDYFKFINDTYGHQAGDKVLAVFGEIIRYELRSTDIAGRYGGDEFILAFPHTNATDARECLERVRLHLQRIVFKEDNSKFQTTCTAGIAELHHELNAAESLVRSADKALYEGKAQGRNQVVILKRT